AGCTCTGGTAAACCTTTCTGCACCTGCAAGCACCCCATTCCCTGGTTTTTGCCTGCTCTGTTTGGACCATGAGGTCTGCTTTTGTCCTCTGGCAGAACCTGTGCTGGGGGGACAGATCTCATTTGGGGTCCCCCAGATTTAGAGAAGTATTACTAATTGCAAGGGATCCCCCCTAAGTCTCAGCCTAGACTCTGGCTTTTCAGGAATCATCCCCAAGATGGTGGCTGAGCAGCTGACTGCCATGTAGCCCAAAGAGGATCTCTGATAACATCCCTCTGCCAAACCTCTGCAGTTTTACATCCCTTCTGCAATGAACCACTCACTTGGGAAGCTGCAGCTACTAactaaaaacaaatattttgaggaGCTCTTTCAACACAGCCAAAGACAAGCTTCAaaggactgcagcccaggcCCTTGTTGAGAAACAGAAGGCCCCGAGGTAGAAGTAATAACTTTACAGCTGCCAAAAAGGGtgcttcagaggaaagaaatctgCAAAGCTGTCAATAAAATCTAAAGAGAAAACCATCAAGACAAGACTTCCTGACGCACCACTGAGCTAACGCCGGGCTAAGGGGAGGGAGagcaataaatgaaattaaagtgCAGCTTGACAAAAGCCCTGTTTGGGACATCACTTCTGGCACTGCTTTGATTTCTCTTCAATAAAAACATGTAAGCTTGGTGCTCCTTCTTCCAGctcccttttctgcctctcctttGGTTGGCAACAAGCTTCTCTTTTGACTTTTGCTACAGGCTTTGAGGTCCTGTTTGCACCAGAGCACCTATGCCTTTAGGAGACAGCTGCTTTTACATCAGACTGACCTCTCTGGAGCTCTGTGTGGCAGCAGTGAGCCTTTCCATGTTTATTAAGTAGTTTTTACAgggcatttttcttttgggacACTTCTTTACAGCTCCCAGATCAACCTCCTCTACTTAGAGCCAAAGGGACATTGCTGCAGTCTCCGGGTTTAAGAGAGCTCGCAGCCCCAATGCCATGGTGATGTAGCACGCTGTTGTCCTTTCTGTCCCACAGATACGGGACCTGGCCATTTGGTTTGTTCAAGAAGCTGGGTATTCCTGGGCCAAGACCTCTGCCTTTCTTCGGGACGTGCCTGGAATATCGCAAAGTAAGTGACTGAAGCCTTCCTGGCTCCAGAAATATCCGCCTTTGCTCATACAGCTGTAGCTAAACGGATACATGGCGATGATAAGTTATCTCCAAATGCCAAGCTCCGCTCTAACGCAGAGGTTGTGCAAAGGCCAGCGTGGGATAAGGGCTCAGTAACACAGGCCTCAGGGCCTTGCCTTTACAGCATCTCCAAACAAGCACTTGCGGGTGGCTGATTTACAGCCGCCCTTTGCCAGCATCGAACAGCTCATTCACAGGCACAATGGACATTTATGCCGCCTTTCATGACGTttttggaaaggaggagaaTTCGGAAGGCAGCTCTGAACATCAATTTACAGATATTCCTCCCAACCCATCATCTCCAGCATCATCCCCTCAGCTGCATCCTCTTtgagataatttttaaatttctttccacAGGGTTTCTTGGAGTTTGACAATGAATGCTTCCAGAAATATGGGAAAATCTGGGGGTGAGTATGAACCACTGATGTATTCTGAAGGTAAAACTAGAATCCAtacaaaggggagaaaaaattaattaggaaAGCTCCCTTTTCTCTACCTGCAGCCCTGATGGTCCCAGCATGATGACTACAGCAATGACAGGGTGCTCATGGTGGCTTACGTTAAAGCCTGATGATTGCAGGGCTGTGCCACTGTCATGCTATATGGACATTTCTTTGACCTATACTATGAAAGCTATTTTAAAGCTGATAACAAAAGGCCCTCACCTGCTCCTGACAAAATCAGCCGCAAACCTATTATTTACTTTATGGAGAATCTGGTACTGGGAGGTCAGGTTCCTCTGGTTTACCAACAGCGGAGGAATGTGAGTGACTCCCAATACTGAGTGAAGCAGCAGATCCAAAGTCTTTTGTCTTCCTTGTGCTGCTGATCCTTACCTGCTGCAGTGGGAGCTAGTGCCGCTATCGTTGCTCTGCTCTGGACATCTCCTGTGGCttttattgctgctgttatAACTTGGGCTACAAACTTGCATATCCTCTATAATGTATCTGCTGGTCCCtacagcagctttaaaaaatgacTCTGGAAAAGATGTCTTTACATAAATGGGGAAAGTTCATAAATCCACTTAATCTACATCTGTTCCAGGAAAGCATTCAGAACTGGCAgcttaaaaagacaaaaacaaggGTTGCATTTCATCTCCAAGGATATTTCAGTGCTGTCAGCCCAAGTCTCCAGGCACCCAACTCAAGAGCCTGAAAGGGGTCGAACAAGTTTCCTTCTAATACTGTAATGTGTTTAAGTGCCTGGAAAAACACAGAGTCAGGGGAGAAAGTGAAGACACTTGCTTCATTTAGTATCTGGGCCTTTGAGGGACTAAGCCCTGCTTGTTTCCCAGTGAATTTGGAAGGTGTTTAGCCCCCTTTATCATTTACAAAACCAGATGGGAGAAGGCCTGGGAGTCCTTTTCCATATCTACTTTCTACATTTTTGTACTTAGGcatctgcagaacagcaagGCTGGTGATGGAGGAGCATTTgtttaacattttgtttcatgGGCATCAGCCGAGCCTTGCACTTCAACTACCTTGGGTTATTTATttgtctcctcttctccccctgccAGGATTTACGATGGCAGGCAACCTGTGGTGGCTGTCATGGACCCCCAAATCATTAAATCTGTGCTGGTTAAAGAGTGTTACTCCACATTTACCAACCGGAGGGTAAGAGCAGAAGCATCGTGATGTACCACAGTGTCCAAAAAACAAAGTACAGGAGGAGACAAGCATGCCAAGCATGTAGCAGGGTTCCCATAAGGGATGAGTGACTGCACTATAGGGATTACTGTAAATGGCCACTGTATGTCACTGTTCCCCTGCCTTATAGGCTGGGGACTGCATACCCAGGCTAGCAGAGGAAGCTGTTTGCCTGCACATCAGGCAAATTCTGCTCTCacacctatatatatatatatggatgAATTTGAGTCCATGTGAGCATGCAGGAATCTGCAAGGGTCCAGCTAGCACATGTGCCACCAGCTGAGATGCAGGCTCTGGGTGGCCTGGTTAGGTGTgggtacacacacacacacacgagtGTTGGGCTTGTTGGGTTACTTGTCCTGGATATGGAAGTGGTATCTCACAGCTGGTTTACTGCAGGAAAGGGgattatttatgtatgtatgtcttGAGAGAGGCTGTTTGTAAGGCCTTAGCCTGCTTGCAATAGTAATGCCCCTGAAATAGCCTGGGCAGGGACTTGCATGCTACATTCCCATCCTTGCAAGGAAGCCGCTGTCTTTTCTGGGGTTAACACCttgcctttttcccctctagcACGTAGATCTAGCAGGGGTGCTGAACGACGCGCTCTCATTAGCTGAAGACGAACAGTGGAAAAGGATTCGTACCGTGCTCTCTCCAACCTTCACCAGTGGGAAACTAAAGGAGGTAAAACAGAGGAGCAGGTACAAACTAAATCAGAAAGTCAGTAGACACTGTTTTCAGGCTGAGACTGTCACAGGGGTCCGATTTCTTTAGTCAGAATCTGGCAACTAAGCTGGCCTGTTTAATTTATGCctaatttaaagtgaaaaaggcttaaaataaaaccttagcAGAAAGATCTTATTTGTAAATATTCATGAAACTTCCTGTAGTCTTTCTAAGCCTGTATTAAAGGAGTAAAGTGTACTATACTTAAGTGACCATCTCTGGTTTGTTACAGATGTTCCCTATAATGAAGCACTATGGGGAAATTTTGGTGAAAAATGTTCAAAAGCGAGTGGAAAAGGACAACGCTCTATCTGTAAAGGAGTAAGTAGCTGCTAGGAGCAGCAGGCTAAGCAGCAAACCTTGTTAGCAAGTGCTGTGGTTCATTTGTTACTGGCAACAAAGATCACTCGCTGGGAAACCAGACCTCTGAAATGAGGAACAGGGCTAGCCGAAAGCCTGGCTGGAAATTTGAAGGCAAAATTTAAGCTGGGGGTGTTAGTAGTGAAACTTCCTAGAGGCAGAGACCCAGAGAGAAGTCTTCTAAAGGGAATTAGATGGGGAGACAAATGCTCCAGCACAGCTTTGTGAATCCACAGGTCCAAATAACCCCAAATCCACCAGGAAACCCCAGTTTTCCCTGTACACCACCTTCTTATACCTCAGGACACTGGGGTTGCTGGCCTTTCTGCTCCACAAACAGCACTGTGATATGCTGATCCATCACTTACCCCATTACTGGGGGGAATGGGGACAGAGGCTGTAGTGTGGCCCCAGGTGTCTTGTCCTCACCTGTGCCCTCCATATGGGCTCTGGAACAAAACCTGGGTATTTCACCCCCAACTTCAAAGCACAGATACAGAAGGGGCACCTGCACACCAGCAGTCACACACCAGCAAAGCTCTGCCCTGCCAAAAACCCCATAAGGAGGGTGCTTGGACAGTTTGTAATATTATAGAGCTGTGCTGGGTTGAACAAGACCATTTTCATGGCATGGTCAAAGCAAGGTGTGTTACCCCTCTCCAAGAAGCTAACATGCTCAAGAGCCACGTGTTGGCCTTGCAGTAACCCGTTCATGTAGCTACATGCTGTTTTAAAATCCGCAGAAAAGCTGTCCGATTTCAAAACCCATGCAGGCTTGAAACGAAAGCTCTCTAAAAATCTATCCCTTTCACTATAAGTGCTTTTCAGTTACCATATatccaattttcttttcaaaaccagGGCAGGAGGTCTTACAAGAATTTATATTTGAATGTCACATaggcattaggaaaaaatatattcacttGGTCCAAATATTTAACCACAGACtatcttttccatcttttctcaGCATCTTTGGGAGCTACAGCATGGATGTCGTCACCAGCACTTCGTTCGGTGTGAACATAGACTCCATGAACAACCCCAAAGACCCCTTTGTCAGAGAGATGCAGAAGTTGGTCAAGTTTGACTTTTTTGACCCACTCTTCATCTTGACATGTAAATGACTTTTTTGTTGAAAACTTCATTCAGGTGTCAGAGTATTACTAAAGTGTGACTTTAGCAAGCATATCAGACTGGTGCATCCTATACATTAACCAACCAACTATTGCTTAGATAACTTCACTAGCTAGGATGGAAGTCCTAATGGCTCTTGTCTCATTGTTTCCTCAGTTAGCTTAATGCTAAAACTCTGGGAAGGAGATGGCTAAAAATTTCCTCCACCTTTGACATCCACAATGCAAGAAACATACGAACGTCCCAACCAATATCCAAATAAGTGCTGTAAAATGGTTCAAGGGTTGAAAAGCAAGTTCAGCTGTGAGGCTTGAGGAGAGTAGTGCtatctgaaatgcattttctggaACAGAGTGTGGAGTGGGGACTGTAATTAGATGCAATTTCCTAGCAGTGCAATAGCTTAGAGTGATGGTGATGGAGATGGACCTTAAATCACTTTGCAACCTTAAATCAACATTAGATACCTTGCTAAATCAGAAGGAAAGCTGTGATCTGGGCATAGAGGAGGTTCTGGTGCTGTAGATTTTAGGAATCTATACACAAACTCAAGATCCAGTGtctaaaatgaaggaaatgctCTGAAGCATTGAAAATGTTTGCATGAGGACTTGAAAACGTTTGCATGAGCATAGCATGGCAGTGAATAGCtcagcctgaaaaaaagaattcagaattGACAATATTTCTCTTCTGAGCCACATTCCTGCCATAGTGCTGTACAATACAGAGAAGTAACCTGTCCCTAGGAAGTAGTGCCTTAGAAAAAGAAGGTGGCATATGCTTTGGTCATCTCTTGAAGCAATGACTATAGCCAGCTCAGTCATGCCCAGTTGACAGGAACCTGGGAGAGGGTTGCATCAAGACAAACTATCCcgagaaagaagaaaaagggcaaAGCCCAGGCTTTGCCCATGTAAAGAAATCaagagaggaaataatttctcagtAGCATCATTACTTCCTCAGTAACATCCATAGCTATCTTACATGAGGTGGAGTTTGTTTAcagtgtgtgatttttttttctcaatttgtttttcagttgtatGTCCATTTGTTATTCCTCTTTTGGCCAAGATGAATGTAAGCTTCTTCCCCAGTGATGCTGTAGATTTCTTCATGAGATCCATCTCCAAAATTAAGCAGGATCGTGAAAAGGAGACTCATAAGGTAAGCAAGCATGAATTAGCTAGCAATTGTGGCAGAAAATGCACTGAAGTGAAATATAATTAGGGTGATGATATAAAGGTGAAACCAAAGTACAATGACTCAACAAAACTCTGAATCTACTTAAGTGTAAACACTTGATTTTAATACTGTCAGAAAAGCCTCAGCTGACCAGTCCTGGCAGAGAAGCAAGTGGACTTTGTACATCCATGATCTGAACCTAAATCCAGATAAAGGCTCAGTAGAATTGAACTAAGCTTGGGTTTGCACAACTTGTAATAAGTCAGAGACTCCCTGAAGAAGATTAGGCAGAGGATGACAGAGAGCAGACTAAGCAGCACAAGAGCAGCAATACCACCTTTCAGGGTTGCGCCTTCCCCTCCcacttttcaaaaattaaagcTGCTTCCTGGCAAAATTCTCCCTTTTAGAGTTTGGATCCCTTTCCCAAAATTCATTCAAGACGCTGCTCAATGGCTTCACAAAAAGGACAGATaggtttccaaaataaaaagcaagtgtTATGTTTTTCAATAAGGAAGTCGTGCATTTTGGGGatgctttcagtttaaaaattgtGCTTAGGCTATGAAATCTGCTTATCTGAGTCCTCCAAGGGACCTGTCACCAAAGAAactctcctgcttttcttctcaggGCAGAGTAgattttctgcagctgatgATCGAATCCCAGAACTCAACCAGTCACAGCAGCAATGAAGCGAATCACTCACATAAAGGTAACAGCATCCAAATACTCATCACAGCAACAGGGGCCGTGGGAGTGAGGAGAATATAGGGGGCTGTTTCCCAGAGAAAGGCTCAGTGGGTCACCACCATCTCCACTGACCAGCTCCAGGCAGAAGCCTCTGTCCCTTGTTGCCAGCACCAGGGCTAAGGGGAATCCCCCAGGTCCTCTGCCAGGGGGTAGGACTGCCATGTCCACCATTTATACCTGGGAAATCATCTGGCTCCTCTATCAAATGACTTTTTCCAGACAGATAGCAGAGTAACTATAAATGTGTTATCAGAAAACAACCACAACAAACCTGCCTCAA
This sequence is a window from Pelecanus crispus isolate bPelCri1 chromosome 11, bPelCri1.pri, whole genome shotgun sequence. Protein-coding genes within it:
- the LOC104035981 gene encoding cytochrome P450 3A29; translation: MNLLPSFSTETWALLLIFVALLVAYGTWPFGLFKKLGIPGPRPLPFFGTCLEYRKGFLEFDNECFQKYGKIWGIYDGRQPVVAVMDPQIIKSVLVKECYSTFTNRRHVDLAGVLNDALSLAEDEQWKRIRTVLSPTFTSGKLKEMFPIMKHYGEILVKNVQKRVEKDNALSVKDIFGSYSMDVVTSTSFGVNIDSMNNPKDPFVREMQKLVKFDFFDPLFILTFVCPFVIPLLAKMNVSFFPSDAVDFFMRSISKIKQDREKETHKGRVDFLQLMIESQNSTSHSSNEANHSHKALTDTEILSQAFIFIFAGYEPTSNILCYLAYELATHPDVQQKLLEEIDTVLPNKAPLTYEAMMQLEYLDMTVSETLRLFPIGGRLERACKKDIEINGVTIPKGTVVIIPPYILHRNPEYWPNPEEFRPERFSKENKDAIDPYTYLPFGAGPRNCIGMRFALLTLKVAITILLQHFTFHTCKETQIPLKLSSQGLLRPEKPIILKLVPRTNTAPAEA